Genomic DNA from Cetobacterium somerae ATCC BAA-474:
ACTTTCATATTTAGAAAAAGGTGGAAGAATAGGAAGAGCATCGTCAGTAATTGGTGGATTCTTAAAAATTAAACCAGTTTTAAAATTAGAAAATGGAGAAGTATGTATTGAAGCGAAGGCTCTTGGAGAAAGAGGAGCTTTATCATATATGGAAAAACTAATTAAAAATGAAAAAAATTCAATAATAATGTATACTGGTTGGGGTGGAACTCGTAGTGAATTAGAGGCTGCAGACCAATTGAGAAGCATTGCAGAAAAAACAAAAAAATTGGATTATAGAGGTAGAATGGAGATAGGAGCAACTATAGCTTCGCATACAGGACCTGTATATGGAATGGGAATTTTAAATAAAATAAGATAGTAAAAAATAGCTAGATTTATAATCTAGCTATTTTTACAAATGTAATCTTTTTTAAATAAATTAAATAAGATACAGCATAAAGAGTTTTAAAAGGATTGACTGGACATTAAAAAGCAAATATAATAAAGAAAAAACCATAGGAGGATAAAGATGGCAATATTAGTTTGTGGTGGAGCTGGATACATTGGAAGTCATGCAGTAAAGGCTTTATTAGAAGCAAAAAGAGAGGTAATTGTTTTAGATAATATGCAAACAGGGCATGTGGAAGCTATTCCAGAGAATATAAAATTAGCTTTAGGAGACTTAAGAGATGTAGAGTTTTTAAAAAAAGTTTTTAAAGAGAATAAAATAGAGGGAGTTATACACTTTGCAGCTGACTCTTTAGTAGGAGAAAGTATGACAAATCCGGCTAAATATTTCGAAAATAATGTAGTTGGGTCAATGAACTTATTAAATACAATGAAAGAATACAATGTGAAGAATATTGTATTTTCATCGACAGCAGCAACATATGGTGAACCTAAAAATATACCAATTTTAGAAACAGATGAAACTTTGCCAACAAATCCTTATGGTGAGAGTAAATTAATGGTTGAAAAATTATTAAAATGGTATGATTACGCATATGGAATAAAATACACAGCTCTTAGATATTTTAATGTAGCGGGAGCTTATCCAACAGGAGAAATTGGAGAGGATCATAGTCCAGAAACTCATCTTATTCCAATAATATTACAAGTAGCATTAGGAAAGAGAGAAAAAATAGGTATATATGGAGACGATTATCCAACAGAAGATGGAACATGTATAAGAGATTATGTTCATGTAATGGATCTAGTAGATGCACATATACTAGCTTTAGATAGATTAAAAAATGGTGGAGAAAGTACAGTTTATAATTTAGGTAATGGAGAGGGATTCTCAGTTAAGCAAGTTATAGATGTAGCAAGAAAAGTAACAAAGCATCCAATACCAGCAGAGGTATCTCCAAGAAGAGCAGGAGATCCAGCAAAGTTAGTTGCTAGCTCAGAGAAAGCAATGAAAGAGTTAAAATGGAAACCTAAGTATGCATCGTTAGATTCAATAATAGAAACAGCTTGGAAGTGGCATAAAGAAAATCCTGAGGGATATAACGACTAAAAAATTAGGCAGAATTCTGCCTAATTTTTTCTTTATAAGGAGAAAGTATGAGAATATATAAATTTGATGAGATAGATTCTACAAATAAGTTTTTAAGAGAAAAGGAAGATGTAATAGAAGGAGATTTAGCAATAGCAAAAGTTCAAACATTGGGAAGAGGAAGAAGAGGAAATAAGTGGGTTTCTACAGAAGGAGCCGCATTGTTTTCATTTGTGTTAAAACATGATATAGAAATACCGGAAGAGGAGTATATGAAATTATCTATTTTAATAGGATACTCTCTTTTATATTCATTAAAAAAAATAGAAAATTTAGATTATAAGTTTAAATGGACGAATGATTTATATTTAGATGAAAAAAAAATAAGTGGAATTTTAGTAGAGAAAATAAGAGATAACTATATTATTGGAATAGGTTTAAATATAAATAATTTAAATTTAGAAGAAGCTAAAAGTATTGCAATATCATTGAGAGAAAAAACAGGTAAAACATATGATTTAGAGAAAGTTATAGCTACTGTTGTTGAAGATTTTTATAATAATTTTCAAGAGTTTAAAAAAGGAAAATGGAAAGAGATATTAGAAAAAATTAATAAAGTTAACTATCTATATGGTAAGAGAATAAATATTGTTACATTTGATAAAGAAGAAAGTGGAATAGCAGGAGATATTTTAGAAGATGGAATGTTAGAAGTATTTATAGGAGACGAAATAAAAAAATATAATATTGGATCAATTCACATATCAAAAAAATAGAGGAAAATATGAATAAGAAAAGAATAGTTTTAGGACTGAGTGGTGGAGTAGATTCATCAACTTCAGCATGTATGTTAAAAGAGAATGGTTTTGAAGTAATAGGAGTTACTTTAGTAGTTAGCAATGAGCAAAGAGAGTCTCAAGATTTAAAAGATGCAATATCTCTTGGAAAAGAGTTGAATATAGAGCATATAGTTTTAGATATTGTAGATGAGTTTAATGAAAAAATTGTAAAGTATTTTATAGATGAATATTCAAAAGGGATGACACCATCACCTTGCGTAGTTTGTGATGAGATAATAAAAATAAAAAAATTAATAGAGATTGCTAATTTAAAAGAGGCGTATTATATAGCAACGGGTCACTATTGTGAGATAAGTAAAGAAAATAGATTTAAAAGAAATCTGTTTAAAAAACCAAAGGATGTAAGAAAAGATCAAGGTTATATGTTGTATAGAATAGAGCCGGAAATAATAGAAAGAATGATATTTCCTTTAGCTAAATATGAAAAAACTATTGTCAGAGAAAAAGCTAAAGAATATGGAGTAAAAGTTTTTGATAAGAAAGATAGTCAAGGTATATGTTTTGCAAAAGAGGGATATCTAGAGTTTTTAAAAAAAATGTTAGGTGACAAGATTAAGCCTGGAAACTATTTAGATAAAACTGGAAAGATTTTAGGTCAACACCAAGGATATCAGTTATATACAATCGGCCAAAGAAGAGGACTAGGAGTCTTATTTTCTAAAATATATTTTATTGTCGATATTTTACCAGAAACAAATGAAATAATTTTAGGTGATTATTCAGAGTTATATAAAAAAAGAGTAGAATTAGAAAACTTTAAAACCCATATTTCTTTTGATGAATTAAAATCAATGAGGGTTTTAGCAAAGCCAAGGTTTTCAAGCCAAGGTTTTTATGGTAAAGTAATTAAAGAAAACGAAAAAATATATTTTGAATATGAAAATGAAAATCCACAAAATGCAAAAGGACAGCATTTAGTAATATATAGTGATGACTTAGTAGTAGGTGGAGGAAAAATAATATTTTAAGGGGGTAATTTAATGAATTTAGAAAAGTTAATGAAAGAAAAAAATGTTGATGCGGTTTTAATTACTAATATGCTTAATGTGAGATATTTTACAGGTTTTACAGGAACAACAGGAGTAGCATTAGTAGCAGGAGATAAGAAATTTTTTATAACTGATTTTAGATACGTAGCTCAGGGGAAGGAACAAGTAGAAAAAAATGGTTATGAATTAATTTGTGAAAATATATCTACATTAAAAAAAGTTGGAGAGATATTAAAAGAACTTAAAGTTGAAAAATTAGGGATTGAAAATCAAAATGTAACGCTAGATCAATTTAAACTTTTTGAAAGCAATTTTACAAGTTTAGAATATGTATATTTAGATGATAATTTTACAAAGATAAGAGAAATCAAGTCAGAAAAAGAGATAGAAATAATAAAAAAATCTGTGGAAATTGCAGAAAAAGCTTTAGAATTAACAATTCCTAAAATTAAAATTGGAGTAAAAGAGAGTGATATTGCAGCAGAGCTAGAATATCAAATGAGAAAATTAGGAGCTTCAAAGCCATCTTTTGATCTTATTGTAGCATCTAATGAAAGATCAGCTTTACCTCATGGAGTAGCTAGTGATAAAAAAATAGAGGAAGGTTTTTTGACAATAGATTATGGTTGTTTTTACAAAGGATATGCTTCAGATATA
This window encodes:
- the galE gene encoding UDP-glucose 4-epimerase GalE, translating into MAILVCGGAGYIGSHAVKALLEAKREVIVLDNMQTGHVEAIPENIKLALGDLRDVEFLKKVFKENKIEGVIHFAADSLVGESMTNPAKYFENNVVGSMNLLNTMKEYNVKNIVFSSTAATYGEPKNIPILETDETLPTNPYGESKLMVEKLLKWYDYAYGIKYTALRYFNVAGAYPTGEIGEDHSPETHLIPIILQVALGKREKIGIYGDDYPTEDGTCIRDYVHVMDLVDAHILALDRLKNGGESTVYNLGNGEGFSVKQVIDVARKVTKHPIPAEVSPRRAGDPAKLVASSEKAMKELKWKPKYASLDSIIETAWKWHKENPEGYND
- a CDS encoding biotin--[acetyl-CoA-carboxylase] ligase, which produces MRIYKFDEIDSTNKFLREKEDVIEGDLAIAKVQTLGRGRRGNKWVSTEGAALFSFVLKHDIEIPEEEYMKLSILIGYSLLYSLKKIENLDYKFKWTNDLYLDEKKISGILVEKIRDNYIIGIGLNINNLNLEEAKSIAISLREKTGKTYDLEKVIATVVEDFYNNFQEFKKGKWKEILEKINKVNYLYGKRINIVTFDKEESGIAGDILEDGMLEVFIGDEIKKYNIGSIHISKK
- the mnmA gene encoding tRNA 2-thiouridine(34) synthase MnmA; translation: MNKKRIVLGLSGGVDSSTSACMLKENGFEVIGVTLVVSNEQRESQDLKDAISLGKELNIEHIVLDIVDEFNEKIVKYFIDEYSKGMTPSPCVVCDEIIKIKKLIEIANLKEAYYIATGHYCEISKENRFKRNLFKKPKDVRKDQGYMLYRIEPEIIERMIFPLAKYEKTIVREKAKEYGVKVFDKKDSQGICFAKEGYLEFLKKMLGDKIKPGNYLDKTGKILGQHQGYQLYTIGQRRGLGVLFSKIYFIVDILPETNEIILGDYSELYKKRVELENFKTHISFDELKSMRVLAKPRFSSQGFYGKVIKENEKIYFEYENENPQNAKGQHLVIYSDDLVVGGGKIIF
- a CDS encoding M24 family metallopeptidase; this encodes MNLEKLMKEKNVDAVLITNMLNVRYFTGFTGTTGVALVAGDKKFFITDFRYVAQGKEQVEKNGYELICENISTLKKVGEILKELKVEKLGIENQNVTLDQFKLFESNFTSLEYVYLDDNFTKIREIKSEKEIEIIKKSVEIAEKALELTIPKIKIGVKESDIAAELEYQMRKLGASKPSFDLIVASNERSALPHGVASDKKIEEGFLTIDYGCFYKGYASDITRTFYVGDNPSEKHLEIYEIVKQANEKAIKEVRAGISVHELDAVARDFIKEKGYGEYFGHGLGHGIGLQIHEYPGVSFKAENKILKEGMVITIEPGIYLPNFGGVRIEDDILVKKDSYEILTSLDKSFKKIK